In the genome of Campylobacter concisus, the window TATAGATACATTATAGATCATGGAGAATTTGATGTTTTTAGCTCAAATTATAAAGTCTTTTTGCCAAAATTTGATATCAAAAAAGCAAATGAAATTTTATCTAATTTTATTGGCGAGCATGATTTTAGCTCCTATATGAAAACAGGAAGTGATACAAAAAGTCCAGTGCGAGAAATTTTTAAGGCATTTTGCTATGAATACAAAAACCAAACTATCATAGTTTTTAAAGCGAATGGCTTTTTACGCGCTCAAGTACGGCTTATGGTTGCAAATCTGCTTAAAGCTTTGAGTATAAAAAATGGTGGTGAGCTCATCAATGCTTCACTTAACGGATGTTCCGCTCTAACTCGTATCCCAGCTCCAGCTGAAGGACTTTACCTAAATAGAGTTTTTTATAAATTTAATTAGATATTTAGAATATTCAATAGTAAGCTTATTTAAAATATTAAATAAAGAATCTTATAAGCTAGGATTCTTAGCTAGTTTACACACCCTCCTACTCTTAACCACCCCCCCCCACCTCCTAAAAGCACAAGAAGCTTTAGAGGATAGTTTAAGAAGTATTACTTTACAAGATCTATTAGATGAACTTATTAATTTATAAAATTTAAAAAGTAGGCAAACTAAGTTATAGAATTTAAAAAGTAGGCAAATATATAAAAACCAATCTATTTTATTTATTAGGAGCACATGGTGCTCCT includes:
- the truA gene encoding tRNA pseudouridine(38-40) synthase TruA yields the protein MKIQLIYSYDGSEFQGSQTQPHKNGVEDELSRALAHVGIFEKIVSSSRTDKNVHAINQSSSVICGDHFKNLEHLKELINRHAHPNIHIKRINLVDENFQARFDAVARSYRYIIDHGEFDVFSSNYKVFLPKFDIKKANEILSNFIGEHDFSSYMKTGSDTKSPVREIFKAFCYEYKNQTIIVFKANGFLRAQVRLMVANLLKALSIKNGGELINASLNGCSALTRIPAPAEGLYLNRVFYKFN